In Pithys albifrons albifrons isolate INPA30051 chromosome 16, PitAlb_v1, whole genome shotgun sequence, a genomic segment contains:
- the MMD2 gene encoding monocyte to macrophage differentiation factor 2, with product MFVSRLLDFQKTRYARFMNHRVPSNCRYQPTEYEHAANCATHAFWILPSILGSSILYILSDDQWETISAWIYGFGLSSLFIVSTIFHTISWKKRHLRTVEHCLHMFDRMVIYFFIAASYAPWLNLRELGPWASHMRWIIWIMASIGTVYVFFFHERYKLVELVCYVIMGFFPALVILSMPNRDGLPELVAGGFFYCLGMVFFKSDGRIPFAHAIWHLFVAIGAGIHYYAIWRYLYRPGALDTKTSR from the exons GTTCATGAATCACCGTGTCCCGTCCAACTGCAGGTACCAGCCGACGGAGTATGAGCACGCAGCCAACTGTGCCACCCACGCA TTCTGGATCCTGCCCAGCATCCTTGGCAGCTCCATCCTCTACATCCTCTCTGATGACCAGTGGGAAACCATCTCAGCCTGGATTTATGGCTTTGGCTTGTCCAGCCTCTTCATTGTCTCCACTATCTTCCACACCATCTCCTGGAAGAAGAGGCATCTCAG GACCGTGGAGCACTGCCTGCATATGTTTGACAGGATGGTGATCTACTTCTTCATCGCAGCATCCTACGCTCCCTG GCTGAACCTGAGGGAATTGGGTCCCTGGGCCTCCCACATGCGCTGGATCATCTGGATCATGGCGTCTATCGGGACTGTCTACGTTTTCTTCTTCCATGAGCG GTACAAGCTGGTGGAGCTGGTGTGCTACGTTATCATGGGCTTCTTCCCTGCCTTGGTCATCCTCTCCATG CCCAACAGGGACGGCCTCCCGGAGCTGGTGGCTGGTGGATTCTTCTACTGCCTGGGCATGGTGTTTTTCAAAAGCGACGGCCGCATCCCCTTCGCCCATGCCATCTGGCACCTCTTCGTGGCCATCGGAGCTGGCATCCACTACTACGCCATCTGGAGGTACCTCTACCGGCCCGGAGCGCTGGACACCAAAACGTCCCGGTAG